In the genome of Caldisphaera lagunensis DSM 15908, the window TTACATATTATACACCAGGAGACTTCGAAGGAGCTTATAATGTAACAAACATAATGAAATATAGTAATAAATCTTCAATTGCAATAATAGATGCTTATGGAGATCCATTAATATACCAAGATATACAAGAATTTGATTCTATGTTTAATTTACCTCCTGCAAATTTAACAGTAATACCAATAGGACCGTATCACCCCAGCTTAGGAATTTTACCTGGATGGGATATTGAGACCGCATTAGATGTTGAGGCAGCTCAATCTATGGCACCTTATGCTCATATTTATTTAGTTGTAGCATCTAATCCAATGAATGCACTATTTGAAGCAATAGATTATGTTGTTAGTGAAAACTTAGCTAACACAGTTTCAATGAGTTGGGGTTCAACAGAAAATACTATTGCTTTAACAGGCTTCTATACTTCAAATCCTCTTTATACAGAAGAACAATTAAATTTAGGCTATGCATATGCTGATTACTATTTTGCCTTAGGAAGTGCAGAAGGTATTTCATTCTTTGCATCTAGTGGTGATAACGGAGCATATGATGCAACTCCTACATTATATGGGGCAGTTTTGTTCCCATCAACTTCACCATTTGTTACAGCTGTTGGAGGAACTTCACTTTTTGTTAATGTAACCTCAGGATATTTGTCATCCTTGAATTCTACTGGTACATTTGGATATGAAAATGCATGGTCTGTCAGCCCTCTTTATGGGACAAGCGAAGTTGGCTCAACAGGGGGTTATTCTTCATTAATACCTAAACCATGGTATCAAATAGGTGTAGTCAATGGAACATTTAGGGCTGTTCCAGATGTTGCAGCTGATGCAAACCCATATACTGGATTTGTTGAAATTGTCATGGGAAGTTTAACTGTAATAGGGGGAACTAGCCTTGCATCACCTTTATGGGCAGGTATTGCAGCGGATATTGATGGATATTTAAATACGAGCCTAGGATTACTTAATCCTTTATTATATGATATATATCAAAACAAAACGCTTTATGATATGGCATTCCATCAAATAACTTTTGGATATAATGGTTATTATTCAGCAACAAGCGGTTATAATTTGGTAACAGGATTAGGCAGTCCAAATGCAGGTATATTGGCTGAAGCAATAAAAGATATTATTAGTGAACCCCATCTAGAAGTTTCTGTGACTACAATGCAGCCTGGTTCTACTTATCCATGGTATAATTATAATACATCATTTGAAGTAGTTTCATATATAACTTTCCAGAACGGAACTTCAGTAACAACAGGCAGCTTCAACGCTTATATTTATACAGTTAATGGATTATTAGAAAAGGTTCCATTAACATATAATGGACAATATTGGGTTGCAAATGTTACTATTGAGCCAGGTAACCCACCTAATACATGGACTATAGTGGTAAATGGTACGTCAAATGATTTAAGTGGGTTAGGAGCAACAGATATAGATGTTGGTGTAGGATTGGCAATAATTTCTCCATTCACTGCAATGCTTTATCCATTTGGTCCGCCCTTATTCCCAAATACTCCATATCCTATTGAAGTATATGCTACATTACCTAATGGTATGCCTGATACTAATTTAACATTAAACGCTTATTTAATAAAGAATGGTGTCACTTATTATAGCACAGAGTTAGTAAATGAAGGAGATGGAACTTATGTCGGAAATATCTTTTTACCTTATCCAGATCCACAAGGTGTTTATACATTGCTTGTTAATTCATCTTTAGGTAGCGTTTATACATATGAATATTTTGGAGAAGCGATTTATGAAAGCTTTGTTATAACTCCGGTAAATGATGGTTTACCAAGCACTTCACCAGGAGAAACTGTAACATTAGCTGCCCTTGTATTTAATCCAATTGGTTTGGGAATGTATACAAGTAATGTTTTTGCTAATATATATAATTTATCTGGCTATTTAGTTGCTCAAATCCCCTTAACTCCAACTGCTTCTGGATTACAAGTTGGATCTTACACAATACCAGCTAATTTATCTCCAGGTTTCTATAATGTTGTGTTCGTTTCAAGTGAAAATACATCAATAAGTCCATTATTTGGTTATGCAAATCAATCTTTCTTGGTTGCTCCATCAGGTCTGCAAACAACAATAAATGCTGTAAGCATTGCTTATGAAGGGCAATCTATAGATATATATGCAAATATAACATACCCTAATGGGACAGAGGTTAAATTTGGAACATTTACAGCAACTCTAATACCTGATCAATATTATTCGTCATTATTAACATACAGTTTTACTGTAGGAATACCCTTGCAGTACAATTCAACACTAAATGAATGGGTTGGAATATTATCATTACCTTCATTGAGCAACCCAGGTATATTTACAGGTTTAAGTTCACTCGAATTATCAGGACCTTGGTCTCTAACCATTTCTGGAGAATCAGCATTTGGCCACGATATAGTATCAACTCCATATAATATTTATTTGGAACCTTATACCTATGTAGGATCTATGTTATTAACGGAAAATAATTTAACATCATTGCCAATGGGAACGCAATTTGGAAACTCTATAACTGGAATTTATTCATCAGAATTAATCATAGAAAATGCTTCTGTTACTATTGAAAATAGTTTAATTAACAATTTAACAATAATTAATTCAAAGGTCAAAGTAATAAATTCAAAGGTCGAGACAATTTCATCAAAGAATTCGAAATTAGTATTGATTGATGATGATATAGGCCCAGGATCTATTGGGGTTACTTTGACTAATAGCAATGCAAACATAATCAACAGCTTGTTTGAAAACTTGCAATACGCATTTTATCAAGAAAATAGTACAGTGTATTTAAGCGGATTTAATGAATACAATGTTACAAGCTTATCTAAATTACCAAAGCCATCAATTGTAAGCACATATCCTGAAAACATTACAACTCCTATAAGCAATGTAATCGTGAACGTAACAGGTGTTAATATCGTTCCCACAGAGGTATTATTAAATGGGATCCCAGTTAACTTTTCTTATAAAAATATTAGTGGCTTATTAGAAATTATGATACCATTCAATTCTACAGAGTTACCCGATGGTACATACACAATAACAGTTGTGTTGAACAATGGATTACTTTATAATGTGAGCAGCAAGATATACAATAATTATCATCTGCTTTCACAAAATTCGCTGATTCAATATCTAAAGAATATGACTTCTTCCGAATTATCATCTCTTTCATCAACCATGACAAAAGAGTACAGTAATTTGTCATCAGAATTCTCTTCATTAAAGATTTCTTTATCAAACGTTAACTCCACATTAGAATCGCAAGTATCATCATTAAATAACAGATTAAATAATGTAGCGTCTTCATTAAATACAACAATAGCATCTCAAGTAAGCTATTTAGAAAGAACAATATCATCAATCAATTCAACAGCAACTTCAGCTAGCAAGACGGGCTCAACATCTTATGTTATTGGCACATCTGGAGTTGCAGTAGGAATTGTGGGTATACTATTAGGTGGAATAGCTTTAGCTATGAGGAGGGTGGTAAAATGAAAAAATTGACTTTGGGCGCAATGGTAATTTCTATTGTAATTTTAGTAACTTTAATGCCTCTAACTTTTGCTATATAAAACAATACATATCTTAATAATAAAACCCCTAGAATGATCACAAATCTAACTATATCCTCTAATTTATTTAATAAATTAGATGGTAATGATGGATATTATTCTTCTGAGGCATTCCAAATAATGCCACCGGCAAATGTAACACCAATAAAAGTTACCATGGCAACAAACGTAAACTTTAGCAATTCTGGTATGATTCCATATACAGTGCCTGTTTATATACCGCCTGGGAATTATGATTTAATTTTATTAAATATTTCTATAAAAGAATTAGGTGGAACACAATATGACAGAGCCCTTTATGTTTATGCTAATAGCACCCCAATTTTTTGGGGTTCAACACAAGAAATTTTGAACTCGACTGCAGAAGCAGATTTGACATTATTTGAAAACCTATTAAAAGGGCCAGTGGAGTTTCAAATAGTATTACCAAATTACATAGTACCTAAAATAGGGGTAACAGGTTATTATCTATTAAATGCGACATTATATCTATATCCAGGCAAATCATTAAGTGATTTACCAAATTATTTCATACCTTTATTCGTAAACAAATTGGGTTATTCTTACGTAACATTAAACCCACAAAACGACCTTGCTATGCAAAGCCTTAATTTACCTAATGGGACGCAAAAAGCAATGCTTTTATTATATGAAGAAGGGGGCTATAA includes:
- a CDS encoding protease pro-enzyme activation domain-containing protein, with the translated sequence MGNILKSFLKLSSIGLIMVFIISAISPLTFALTNNANNNTYYYGSSLNGTFISDLPSNTMISFSIFLPPRNYNYLIFIAQQVSNKQMKPLSRNDVLNMFAPSSQEFNEILNTLKSDGFIITYQSPDRFSIMVEAPAYLVEKLFNIKLGLYKSYNGEIYYAPVNTPKIPSFLSNTLIFGLNNYTSFVAPHIIAGKIVNKYFVPNASNKLYALYVKKNQLAGAFTYYTPGDFEGAYNVTNIMKYSNKSSIAIIDAYGDPLIYQDIQEFDSMFNLPPANLTVIPIGPYHPSLGILPGWDIETALDVEAAQSMAPYAHIYLVVASNPMNALFEAIDYVVSENLANTVSMSWGSTENTIALTGFYTSNPLYTEEQLNLGYAYADYYFALGSAEGISFFASSGDNGAYDATPTLYGAVLFPSTSPFVTAVGGTSLFVNVTSGYLSSLNSTGTFGYENAWSVSPLYGTSEVGSTGGYSSLIPKPWYQIGVVNGTFRAVPDVAADANPYTGFVEIVMGSLTVIGGTSLASPLWAGIAADIDGYLNTSLGLLNPLLYDIYQNKTLYDMAFHQITFGYNGYYSATSGYNLVTGLGSPNAGILAEAIKDIISEPHLEVSVTTMQPGSTYPWYNYNTSFEVVSYITFQNGTSVTTGSFNAYIYTVNGLLEKVPLTYNGQYWVANVTIEPGNPPNTWTIVVNGTSNDLSGLGATDIDVGVGLAIISPFTAMLYPFGPPLFPNTPYPIEVYATLPNGMPDTNLTLNAYLIKNGVTYYSTELVNEGDGTYVGNIFLPYPDPQGVYTLLVNSSLGSVYTYEYFGEAIYESFVITPVNDGLPSTSPGETVTLAALVFNPIGLGMYTSNVFANIYNLSGYLVAQIPLTPTASGLQVGSYTIPANLSPGFYNVVFVSSENTSISPLFGYANQSFLVAPSGLQTTINAVSIAYEGQSIDIYANITYPNGTEVKFGTFTATLIPDQYYSSLLTYSFTVGIPLQYNSTLNEWVGILSLPSLSNPGIFTGLSSLELSGPWSLTISGESAFGHDIVSTPYNIYLEPYTYVGSMLLTENNLTSLPMGTQFGNSITGIYSSELIIENASVTIENSLINNLTIINSKVKVINSKVETISSKNSKLVLIDDDIGPGSIGVTLTNSNANIINSLFENLQYAFYQENSTVYLSGFNEYNVTSLSKLPKPSIVSTYPENITTPISNVIVNVTGVNIVPTEVLLNGIPVNFSYKNISGLLEIMIPFNSTELPDGTYTITVVLNNGLLYNVSSKIYNNYHLLSQNSLIQYLKNMTSSELSSLSSTMTKEYSNLSSEFSSLKISLSNVNSTLESQVSSLNNRLNNVASSLNTTIASQVSYLERTISSINSTATSASKTGSTSYVIGTSGVAVGIVGILLGGIALAMRRVVK